DNA sequence from the Bombus pyrosoma isolate SC7728 linkage group LG12, ASM1482585v1, whole genome shotgun sequence genome:
attttgatCGTATAGaagttgtaaatatattagatGCAAGTAGTggtaagaattttattatgttgAACTagaagttataaattattgcaatattgtatattaattcttttaattatagttTATAACATGGTGAGAAACTTTACAGCAGATTATGATCaaacattaatattcaataagaTTCACCAtgaattaaatcaattttgttCTGTACACACATTGCACGAGGTATATATAGACTTGTTTGATCAAATagatgaatatttgaaaactgCTTTACAAAAAGACTTAAATGACTTAGCACCTGGTTTAAGTATTCATGCAGTTAGAGTAACTAAACCAAAAATTCCAGAAACTATCAGAAAAAATTATGAGTTAATGTAAGTACCATAGATTTAAGTTCATGATAGATTCTAAAAaacttgaataatattttaataactacTACAGGGAAGCAGAGAAAacaaaacttttaatttcaacacAGCATCAAAAAGTCGTCGAAAAGGATGCAGAGACCGATAGAAAGAAAGCTGTTATTGAAGCAGAAAAAGAGGCACAAGTAGCAAAAATACAgtatattcaaaaaattatggaaaaacAGTCACAACAACGAATAGCGGCTATTGAAGATGAAATGCATTTGGCAAGACAGAAAAGTCGTTCAGATGCTGAATATTATCAAACAAAAATGCAGGCTGAAGCAAATAAGCTTCTCCTTACCCGAGAATTTTTAGAACTAAAGAAATATGAAGCACTAACACAtaacacaaaaatatattatggtCAAGATATACCAAAAATGTTTATGTTGGATGTTACTCAAGTGTCAAATTAACTCTCTAGTACAAACTCATATGTGgatgttaaaaaaaagtaattatagaaataagtgtttttctttcttctaataCATTTTGAATGATGTAATGAttgttttatgtttaataCATATGATAAGctgtattttatgataattataaaaacgaTAGTAATGATAGTACTCTGATACAATGAAACATAATTTGcatgtaaatttatacaattcatCGACCTATAtactgtaataaattatacattatcactgttttcttttttactaat
Encoded proteins:
- the LOC122573912 gene encoding erlin-2-B-like codes for the protein MFDQSIIGICFCIALTIVFNFSLHRIEEGHVGVYFRGGALLPQVSNPGFHMMIPSLTTYRSVQVTLQTDEVKNVPCGTSGGVMIYFDRIEVVNILDASSVYNMVRNFTADYDQTLIFNKIHHELNQFCSVHTLHEVYIDLFDQIDEYLKTALQKDLNDLAPGLSIHAVRVTKPKIPETIRKNYELMEAEKTKLLISTQHQKVVEKDAETDRKKAVIEAEKEAQVAKIQYIQKIMEKQSQQRIAAIEDEMHLARQKSRSDAEYYQTKMQAEANKLLLTREFLELKKYEALTHNTKIYYGQDIPKMFMLDVTQVSN